From a single Hymenobacter sp. YIM 151500-1 genomic region:
- a CDS encoding SDR family oxidoreductase, with protein MAAKLKKLKDQTIVITGASSGIGLVTARMAAQQGARLVLAARSEEALRQLTDEINQAGGDAMYVVADVSKPEDVKRLAQQAIQKFGGFDTWVNNAGVSIYGKIEQVPVEDMRQLFEVNFWGLVHGSLEAAKHLKAKGGAIINVGSILSDLTAILQTIYSASKHAVKGFTDGLRMELEMDGAPVSVTLIQPAAIDTPYTVHAKNYMEREAKHAPPAYAPETVARAILHAATTAERDVVVGGGGRAFISMEQWTPALLDKFMEKVFVKQEKADYAPRPLQQNALDQPMGQLEERGNYPGHTRETSYYTEAATAGSPALRTALLVGAGVALAAWLGSRREN; from the coding sequence ATGGCTGCCAAACTAAAAAAACTAAAAGACCAAACCATTGTCATTACGGGTGCTTCGTCGGGCATTGGCCTGGTTACGGCCCGCATGGCCGCCCAACAAGGCGCCCGACTGGTGCTAGCTGCCCGCTCAGAAGAGGCCCTGCGCCAGCTCACCGACGAAATCAACCAGGCGGGCGGCGACGCCATGTACGTGGTTGCCGATGTGAGCAAGCCCGAGGATGTAAAGCGCCTGGCCCAGCAAGCCATTCAGAAGTTCGGCGGCTTCGACACCTGGGTGAACAACGCGGGCGTGAGCATCTACGGCAAGATAGAGCAGGTGCCGGTTGAGGACATGCGCCAGCTGTTTGAGGTGAATTTCTGGGGGCTGGTGCACGGCTCTCTGGAGGCCGCCAAGCACTTGAAAGCCAAGGGTGGCGCCATCATCAACGTGGGCAGCATCCTGTCCGACCTCACCGCCATTCTGCAAACCATCTACTCGGCCAGCAAGCACGCCGTGAAGGGCTTTACCGACGGCCTGCGCATGGAGCTGGAAATGGATGGCGCCCCGGTGTCCGTAACCCTGATTCAGCCCGCAGCCATCGACACGCCGTACACCGTGCACGCCAAGAACTACATGGAGCGCGAAGCCAAGCACGCTCCGCCCGCCTACGCCCCCGAAACCGTGGCCCGCGCCATTCTGCACGCGGCCACCACGGCCGAGCGGGATGTGGTGGTGGGTGGCGGCGGCCGTGCCTTCATCAGCATGGAGCAATGGACGCCCGCCCTGCTCGACAAGTTTATGGAAAAGGTATTTGTGAAGCAGGAGAAGGCCGACTACGCCCCGCGCCCCCTGCAACAGAATGCCCTCGACCAGCCCATGGGCCAGCTGGAGGAGCGGGGCAACTACCCCGGCCACACCCGCGAAACCAGCTACTACACCGAAGCCGCCACGGCCGGCAGTCCTGCCCTGCGCACCGCCCTGCTGGTAGGCGCCGGCGTAGCCCTGGCCGCCTGGCTAGGCAGCCGGCGCGAGAATTAA
- a CDS encoding T9SS type A sorting domain-containing protein yields the protein MHQSLRAILLGFLGVLPLLSYAEGSRQLTPNTNNLALTDPANTRAGFLTHDANIDATQAVSFGFLKPATWSGFGQAFTEDYRMYVHLRPGETLNYGVHRIARAATHNDLILTLRVGAGTGTVVQQTTLARNTASIDQAELLTTQAGVIDDANQALAGPLPSAGGYQPLQYTNNTASNQEVYVEFTQTDEAAQTDDQKRSEYDFWDFTVRDAAGAEKPGRLYSKHWAFSTGASAGTDAFQNRLAAGFRLFPMIESRNTPGTFFVKEIELAGLRPLGFFFVCNEFGSTTAAGTSIEQRRRSQVSRTTYSQYPIFVQNPDASVWPSAALPTVGVTPRAYCRNGITEVAFTTTSAETGQFDILIDINGNGTRDTDEPLLRQTLAAGTSNTIVWNGRRRAAADVDGNPPTGALVAAGTVIKFDFTSFGAPVHFPLYDAEGNPDGFRVRNIRPGAGNTYDRLYWDDANLTNFATRTTQLSGVDSTPGVHPWGVGTSNEGDGYTVNTWTYGFAVFQGATEFTYTSACDNDVDGVADNVDIDDDNDGILDVVESFTPTGTGAASINPSSFAGASSPVLYLDGTYTHPVLGAFRDLNNDGINDVFDTDRDGIPNHFDLDADGDGLTDAFEANGNSNPTTAQGYTFSQTVSVRGTVYTFQSLFDPALGKYVTTTAAAATAAGASAGVGPNGLPDAVETSVVYGTSGNGSNTVLAANQSSASKYTLTDSDTDSRSASGQTATNYNFLDVDSDNDGILDNREAQSTAAYRAPTGVDTDRDGIDNAYDPTPGTGIAAGTALVSVVNTGGAAAADMFDFDSDGDNNATLPIYRQTADWTEGFDTNRNGVAGDEILAKAQAFAAANPGKANYYAIVGTGSSASGSSPFLQDSDNDDVPNFLDEDSQYYYDDNFNGLVDLYDPAYGGAPSTAPRRLATQADADFRTATQATPLPVTLVSFAARTAGADALLTWTTASELNNAGFEVERSSDAVKFEKIGFVAGRGTTSQEGAYRFVDAGAARNGRTWYYRLRQLDADGQATYSGVRSVSFDGSKRGVAAVYPAPATATATLDLMALPLGTYTITLVNAQGQQVGTLSAQGGVAQPLPITGLAAGLYQVRINGQNLRLTAPLLKQ from the coding sequence ATGCATCAATCGTTACGCGCCATCCTGCTGGGTTTTCTAGGGGTGCTGCCGTTGCTGAGTTATGCCGAAGGATCAAGGCAGCTCACCCCCAACACCAACAATCTGGCCCTCACGGACCCTGCCAACACCCGGGCCGGCTTTCTTACCCACGATGCCAACATTGACGCGACCCAGGCCGTATCGTTTGGCTTCCTGAAGCCCGCCACCTGGAGCGGGTTCGGGCAGGCGTTTACCGAGGACTACCGGATGTACGTTCATCTGCGGCCGGGGGAAACGCTCAACTACGGCGTGCACCGCATTGCCCGCGCAGCCACGCACAACGACCTGATTCTGACGCTGCGAGTGGGTGCCGGTACCGGCACCGTTGTGCAGCAAACTACCCTAGCCCGCAATACGGCCAGCATTGACCAGGCCGAGCTACTGACCACGCAGGCCGGGGTAATTGACGACGCCAATCAGGCCCTGGCGGGCCCCCTGCCCAGCGCCGGAGGCTACCAGCCCCTGCAGTACACCAACAATACGGCCTCGAACCAAGAGGTGTACGTGGAGTTCACCCAAACCGACGAGGCGGCGCAAACCGACGACCAGAAGCGCTCCGAGTACGACTTCTGGGACTTTACGGTGCGTGATGCCGCCGGCGCCGAAAAGCCCGGCCGCCTGTACAGCAAGCACTGGGCTTTCTCTACCGGGGCCTCCGCAGGTACTGACGCGTTTCAGAACCGCCTGGCTGCCGGCTTCCGGCTATTCCCTATGATTGAAAGCCGCAATACGCCCGGCACGTTCTTCGTGAAGGAGATTGAGCTGGCGGGCCTGCGTCCGCTGGGTTTCTTCTTTGTCTGCAACGAGTTTGGCTCCACCACGGCGGCGGGCACCTCCATTGAGCAGCGCCGGCGCAGCCAGGTATCCCGGACCACGTACTCGCAGTATCCCATCTTCGTGCAGAACCCCGACGCCAGCGTGTGGCCCAGCGCCGCACTGCCGACGGTGGGAGTTACGCCCCGCGCCTACTGCCGCAACGGTATCACGGAAGTAGCCTTCACGACTACCAGCGCCGAAACGGGTCAGTTTGACATTCTGATTGATATTAACGGCAACGGTACCCGCGACACGGACGAGCCGTTGCTCCGCCAAACGCTGGCCGCTGGTACTTCCAATACCATCGTGTGGAACGGACGGCGCAGAGCTGCTGCCGACGTAGATGGCAACCCACCCACTGGCGCTCTGGTAGCGGCCGGTACCGTCATCAAGTTCGACTTCACCAGCTTCGGGGCTCCCGTGCATTTCCCGCTCTACGACGCCGAGGGCAACCCCGACGGCTTCCGGGTACGCAACATTCGGCCGGGTGCGGGCAACACCTACGACCGGCTGTACTGGGACGATGCTAACCTGACCAACTTCGCCACGCGCACCACGCAGCTCTCAGGCGTTGATTCGACGCCGGGCGTGCACCCGTGGGGGGTGGGCACCAGCAACGAGGGCGACGGCTACACCGTGAACACCTGGACCTACGGCTTTGCTGTGTTTCAGGGCGCTACCGAGTTTACCTACACTTCCGCCTGCGACAACGACGTGGACGGCGTGGCTGATAACGTGGACATCGACGACGATAATGACGGCATCCTGGACGTGGTGGAGTCCTTTACTCCTACCGGCACTGGCGCCGCCAGCATCAACCCCAGCTCTTTCGCTGGTGCTTCCTCGCCCGTGCTCTACCTCGACGGGACCTATACGCACCCCGTGCTGGGTGCCTTTCGCGACCTGAACAACGACGGTATAAACGACGTGTTTGACACGGACCGCGACGGTATTCCCAACCACTTCGACCTGGACGCCGACGGTGACGGCCTGACCGATGCGTTTGAGGCGAATGGGAATTCCAACCCGACAACGGCTCAAGGATATACTTTCAGCCAGACTGTATCTGTAAGGGGCACGGTATACACCTTTCAGAGCCTTTTTGATCCAGCATTAGGGAAATACGTGACTACAACTGCCGCTGCTGCTACTGCCGCCGGTGCTTCTGCCGGGGTAGGCCCTAATGGCTTGCCTGATGCTGTGGAAACCTCTGTTGTCTATGGAACGAGCGGTAACGGCTCCAACACTGTACTAGCTGCCAACCAATCAAGCGCAAGCAAATACACCCTCACCGACTCGGACACGGACAGCCGCTCGGCCAGCGGCCAGACGGCGACCAACTACAACTTCCTGGATGTAGACTCCGACAACGACGGTATTCTGGATAACCGCGAAGCCCAGTCTACGGCCGCCTACCGCGCCCCTACTGGCGTTGATACTGACCGGGACGGCATCGACAATGCCTACGACCCCACCCCCGGCACGGGTATTGCCGCGGGTACGGCGCTGGTTTCGGTGGTGAACACGGGCGGAGCAGCCGCAGCCGATATGTTCGACTTCGATTCGGATGGCGACAACAACGCTACCTTGCCCATCTACCGGCAAACAGCCGACTGGACGGAGGGCTTCGACACCAACCGTAACGGGGTAGCCGGCGACGAAATCCTGGCTAAGGCTCAAGCATTTGCCGCGGCCAATCCTGGCAAAGCCAACTACTACGCTATTGTGGGCACGGGAAGCAGCGCCAGCGGCTCCTCGCCCTTCTTGCAGGACAGCGACAACGACGACGTGCCAAACTTCCTCGATGAGGACAGCCAGTACTACTACGACGACAATTTCAACGGTTTGGTTGATTTGTACGACCCAGCCTACGGCGGCGCGCCTTCCACGGCTCCGAGAAGACTTGCCACCCAGGCCGACGCTGACTTCCGCACTGCTACCCAAGCCACCCCGCTGCCTGTAACTCTGGTGAGCTTTGCGGCCCGGACCGCCGGCGCCGATGCCTTGCTGACCTGGACCACGGCCTCCGAGCTGAACAACGCAGGCTTTGAAGTGGAACGCTCCTCTGATGCCGTGAAGTTTGAGAAAATCGGTTTTGTGGCCGGGCGCGGCACTACTTCCCAAGAAGGCGCCTACCGTTTCGTGGATGCCGGAGCTGCCCGCAACGGTCGCACCTGGTATTACCGCCTGCGCCAGCTGGATGCCGACGGGCAGGCCACCTACTCTGGGGTGCGTTCGGTAAGTTTTGATGGCTCGAAACGCGGCGTGGCGGCCGTATATCCGGCCCCGGCTACCGCCACTGCTACTCTGGACCTCATGGCCCTGCCCTTGGGCACCTACACCATTACGCTGGTGAATGCTCAGGGCCAGCAGGTAGGCACCCTGAGTGCCCAGGGCGGTGTAGCTCAACCCCTGCCCATCACGGGCCTGGCTGCGGGCCTCTACCAGGTGCGCATCAACGGCCAAAATCTGCGCCTCACGGCTCCCCTTCTCAAGCAGTAG